Proteins encoded by one window of Massilia sp. NR 4-1:
- a CDS encoding barstar family protein, giving the protein MATATLNGALIADEASFHAEARRAFGFPADYGNSMDAWLDCMSYLRDDENMTQFRLKPNEVLEIVISHAAALRAAVPDLLEELAYCIGGLNERYEDYGEKPALKLILA; this is encoded by the coding sequence ATGGCCACCGCCACCCTGAACGGCGCCCTGATCGCCGACGAAGCCAGCTTTCATGCCGAAGCGCGCCGTGCCTTCGGCTTCCCCGCCGACTACGGCAACAGTATGGACGCCTGGCTCGACTGCATGAGCTATCTGCGCGACGACGAAAACATGACGCAATTCCGCCTCAAGCCCAACGAGGTCTTGGAAATCGTCATCAGCCATGCCGCCGCCCTGCGCGCCGCCGTGCCCGACCTGCTCGAAGAGCTGGCCTACTGCATCGGCGGCCTCAACGAACGCTACGAAGACTACGGCGAAAAGCCCGCCCTCAAGCTCATCCTGGCCTGA
- the map gene encoding type I methionyl aminopeptidase, with amino-acid sequence MRKRSNALLIKSPEQIELARIAGQLAADVLTMIGPYVKAGVSTDDLDRLCHDYIVKEQQVIPANVGYGSYTKTICASVNEVVCHGIPSPRKILKDGDIINIDVAVIKDGWFGDTSRMYYVGQPSKAARKLCEVTYDAMWAGIRAVKPGATLGDVGHAIQRLAEQHGYSIVRDYCGHGIGMVYHEDPQVLHYGRPGHGLELRPGMLFTIEPMINAGKHHTRVLADEWTVVTQDRSLSAQWEHMIAVTDSGYDVLTLAPGEQS; translated from the coding sequence ATGCGTAAGCGCAGCAACGCCCTGCTCATCAAGAGCCCGGAACAGATCGAGCTGGCGCGCATCGCCGGCCAATTGGCGGCCGACGTGCTGACCATGATCGGCCCCTACGTCAAGGCCGGCGTCAGCACCGACGACCTGGACCGGCTGTGCCACGACTACATCGTCAAGGAACAGCAAGTCATTCCCGCCAATGTCGGCTACGGCAGTTATACCAAGACCATTTGCGCCTCGGTCAATGAAGTGGTGTGCCACGGCATTCCCTCGCCGCGCAAGATTCTCAAGGATGGCGACATCATCAATATCGACGTGGCCGTGATCAAGGATGGCTGGTTCGGCGACACCAGCCGCATGTACTACGTGGGCCAGCCGAGCAAGGCCGCGCGCAAGCTGTGCGAGGTGACGTATGACGCCATGTGGGCCGGCATCCGCGCCGTGAAGCCGGGCGCCACGCTGGGCGACGTCGGCCACGCCATCCAGCGCCTGGCCGAGCAGCACGGCTACAGCATCGTGCGCGACTACTGCGGCCACGGCATCGGCATGGTCTACCACGAAGACCCGCAAGTGCTGCACTACGGCCGCCCCGGCCATGGTCTGGAGCTGCGGCCCGGCATGCTGTTCACCATCGAGCCCATGATCAATGCCGGCAAGCACCACACCCGCGTGCTGGCCGACGAATGGACGGTGGTGACCCAGGACCGCTCCCTGTCGGCCCAATGGGAACACATGATTGCCGTCACCGACAGCGGCTACGACGTGCTGACCCTCGCCCCCGGCGAACAGTCCTAA
- a CDS encoding helix-turn-helix domain-containing protein, which produces MLYREYPPHPALRPYIACLWAAEARAAGPAPRWHRVLPDNCVDILWQDQGAPAFAVGMMSSFIEVASAGRVRTVAVRFRPGAARHFLGLPLAGLSDQRADLDLLWGRAAAERLDEALWADELSDRQRLGLIERALLERWRLLAGKMEAASLAQAAVAAIETTHGSLRVDALAERFGVSRQHLAAQFRDQVGLPPKLFARICRFRRATAVLDQQATGTAGAGAGAGAGAGAEATVAADARAGAGATAAAAALSIDWAGLALDCGYFDQSHLIHDFQEFAGRTPEQFLRPARRT; this is translated from the coding sequence ATGCTGTACCGGGAGTATCCACCCCACCCCGCTTTGCGTCCCTATATTGCCTGCCTGTGGGCGGCGGAGGCACGCGCGGCCGGGCCGGCGCCGCGCTGGCACCGCGTGCTGCCCGATAATTGCGTGGACATCCTGTGGCAGGACCAGGGCGCGCCAGCCTTTGCCGTGGGCATGATGAGCTCGTTTATCGAGGTAGCGTCGGCGGGTCGCGTGCGCACGGTGGCGGTGCGCTTCCGGCCCGGCGCCGCGCGCCATTTTCTCGGCCTGCCCTTGGCCGGGCTCAGCGATCAACGCGCCGACCTCGACCTGCTGTGGGGGCGTGCCGCAGCGGAGCGGCTCGACGAGGCGCTGTGGGCGGATGAACTCAGCGACCGGCAGCGGCTGGGCCTGATTGAGCGGGCGCTGCTGGAACGCTGGCGTTTGTTGGCGGGCAAGATGGAGGCGGCCTCGCTGGCGCAGGCGGCGGTGGCGGCCATCGAGACGACGCACGGCTCGCTGCGCGTGGATGCGCTGGCCGAACGCTTCGGCGTCAGCCGCCAGCATCTGGCGGCCCAGTTCCGCGATCAGGTCGGCTTGCCGCCCAAGCTGTTTGCGCGCATCTGCCGCTTTCGGCGCGCCACCGCCGTACTCGACCAGCAAGCTACCGGGACCGCTGGGGCTGGGGCTGGGGCTGGAGCTGGAGCTGGAGCTGAGGCGACGGTAGCCGCGGACGCGCGTGCCGGCGCGGGCGCAACTGCGGCGGCAGCGGCCCTCAGCATCGACTGGGCCGGCCTCGCCCTCGATTGCGGCTATTTCGACCAATCCCATCTGATTCACGACTTCCAGGAATTCGCCGGCCGCACGCCCGAGCAATTCCTGCGGCCGGCGCGCCGGACTTGA
- a CDS encoding VOC family protein: MIKGLRSAIYPLHVPDLQAAKAWYTEVLGQAPYFDQPFYVGFNVGGFELGLWPEGEPGTAGCRVYWGVEGIEAEVARIQQLGGQLQGKIEDVGEGIRMADLRDPYGNLLGLIENPLFDAHAVR, encoded by the coding sequence ATGATCAAAGGATTACGCAGTGCCATCTACCCGCTGCACGTACCCGACCTGCAGGCCGCCAAAGCCTGGTACACCGAGGTGCTGGGCCAGGCGCCCTACTTCGACCAGCCCTTCTACGTCGGCTTTAACGTCGGCGGCTTCGAGCTCGGCCTGTGGCCCGAGGGCGAGCCGGGCACGGCCGGCTGCCGCGTGTACTGGGGCGTCGAGGGCATCGAGGCAGAAGTGGCACGCATCCAGCAGCTCGGCGGCCAGCTGCAGGGCAAGATCGAGGACGTCGGCGAAGGCATCCGCATGGCCGACCTGCGCGACCCTTACGGCAATCTGCTGGGCCTGATTGAAAATCCGCTGTTCGACGCCCACGCCGTGCGCTAG
- a CDS encoding ParD-like family protein: MGIVKISDQMHENLRIASGALSRSINAQAEHWLRIGLLAETNPDLRYSELCQLLLRGNANAPFKLGTLEPVAEGAHDA; the protein is encoded by the coding sequence ATGGGTATCGTCAAGATTTCCGACCAGATGCACGAAAACCTGCGCATTGCGAGCGGCGCCCTGAGCCGCTCGATCAATGCCCAGGCCGAGCACTGGCTGCGCATCGGCTTGCTGGCCGAAACCAATCCCGACCTGCGTTACAGCGAGCTGTGCCAGCTGCTGCTACGCGGCAATGCGAACGCGCCCTTCAAGTTGGGCACGCTGGAGCCGGTGGCCGAGGGGGCGCACGATGCGTAA
- the holA gene encoding DNA polymerase III subunit delta yields MQLRADALDAHVAKPLAALYVITSDEHLLALEAADKIRRAARAQGYSEREVLSVERSFKWGELLAANQAMSLFGDKKLIELRIPSGKPGKDGGAALQNYVKDLSPDNLTLITLPKLDWQTQKAAWVAALQQGAVYIDIPNIERNQLPNWIAMRLAQQNQSVERQSLDFIADRVEGNLLAAHQEIQKLGLLHPPGKLTHEQVHDAVLNVARYDVFKLSEAMLAGDPARLVRMLEGLQGEGEALPLVLWAVSEEIRTLLKLKAGMAQGRPLGALLKEYRIWGPRERMMDGALRRLSLNTLESALQQAAQVDKMVKGLRAKAFAGDAWDAMLQLALTVARA; encoded by the coding sequence ATGCAGTTGCGCGCCGATGCGCTGGACGCCCACGTCGCCAAACCGCTGGCGGCGCTGTACGTCATCACCAGCGACGAACACTTGCTGGCGCTGGAGGCGGCCGACAAGATCCGCCGCGCCGCGCGCGCCCAGGGCTATTCCGAGCGCGAGGTGCTCTCCGTCGAGCGCAGCTTCAAATGGGGCGAGCTGCTGGCGGCGAACCAGGCCATGTCCCTGTTCGGCGACAAGAAGCTGATCGAGCTGCGCATCCCGTCCGGCAAGCCGGGCAAGGATGGCGGCGCGGCCCTGCAGAACTATGTCAAGGACCTCAGCCCCGACAACCTGACCCTGATCACCCTGCCCAAGCTCGATTGGCAGACGCAGAAGGCGGCCTGGGTGGCCGCCCTGCAGCAGGGCGCCGTGTACATCGATATCCCGAATATCGAGCGCAACCAGCTGCCCAACTGGATCGCCATGCGCCTGGCGCAGCAGAACCAGAGCGTGGAGCGGCAAAGCCTGGACTTCATCGCCGACCGCGTGGAAGGCAATCTGCTGGCGGCGCACCAGGAAATCCAGAAACTGGGCCTGCTGCACCCGCCCGGCAAACTGACCCACGAGCAGGTGCACGACGCCGTGCTGAATGTGGCGCGCTATGACGTCTTCAAGCTCAGCGAGGCCATGCTGGCCGGCGATCCGGCGCGCCTGGTGCGCATGCTGGAAGGCTTGCAGGGCGAGGGCGAAGCCCTGCCACTGGTGCTGTGGGCCGTGTCGGAGGAAATCCGCACGCTGTTGAAATTGAAGGCGGGCATGGCGCAGGGCCGCCCGCTGGGCGCTCTGCTCAAGGAATACCGCATCTGGGGTCCGCGCGAGCGCATGATGGACGGCGCGCTGCGCCGCCTGTCCCTGAACACACTGGAGTCGGCGCTGCAGCAGGCGGCCCAGGTGGACAAGATGGTCAAGGGCTTGCGCGCGAAAGCGTTCGCAGGCGATGCCTGGGACGCCATGCTGCAGCTGGCGCTCACCGTGGCCCGCGCTTGA
- a CDS encoding glutamate-5-semialdehyde dehydrogenase: MNITEYMEQVGRQARAASRAMARADGATRNRALGLIADAIERDAAVLRAANQLDLDAARAAGMAPAMLDRLALSEQAIATMVAGLRQIVSLPDPIGEISNMKSRPSGIQVGQMRVPLGVIGIIYEARPNVTVDAAGLCIKSGNATILRGGSEAIHCNRALAALVKEGLAGAGLPADGVQVVDTTDRAAVGALITMPQYVDVIVPRGGKGLIARLMAEATVPMIKHLDGICHVYIDAKADLQKALDIAYNAKCHRYGTCNTMETLLVARAIAPAVLPELAKRYLTQQVELRADAEAHAILEGYPHLARATEEDWATEYLAPILAVRVVDGIDAAMEHINTWSSKHTEAIVTEDYSDALRFLREVDSASVMVNASTRFADGFEYGLGAEIGISNDKLHARGPVGLEGLTSLKYVVFGHGEVRN; the protein is encoded by the coding sequence ATGAACATCACTGAATATATGGAACAGGTGGGACGCCAGGCGCGCGCCGCCTCGCGCGCCATGGCGCGTGCCGACGGCGCCACGCGCAACCGCGCCCTGGGCCTGATCGCCGACGCCATCGAGCGCGATGCCGCCGTGCTGCGCGCCGCCAACCAGCTCGACCTGGACGCCGCGCGCGCCGCCGGCATGGCGCCGGCCATGCTGGACCGCCTGGCCCTGTCCGAGCAGGCCATCGCCACCATGGTGGCTGGCCTGCGCCAGATCGTCTCCCTGCCCGACCCGATCGGCGAAATCTCGAATATGAAAAGCCGCCCGAGCGGCATCCAGGTCGGCCAGATGCGCGTGCCGCTGGGCGTGATCGGCATCATCTATGAAGCGCGTCCCAACGTGACGGTGGACGCGGCCGGCCTGTGCATCAAGAGCGGCAATGCCACCATCCTGCGCGGCGGCTCGGAAGCGATCCACTGCAACCGCGCCCTGGCCGCGCTGGTGAAGGAAGGCCTGGCCGGCGCCGGCCTGCCGGCCGACGGCGTGCAGGTGGTCGACACCACCGACCGCGCCGCCGTGGGCGCCCTGATCACCATGCCGCAGTATGTGGACGTGATCGTGCCGCGCGGCGGCAAGGGCTTGATCGCGCGCCTGATGGCCGAGGCCACGGTGCCGATGATCAAGCACCTGGACGGCATCTGCCACGTCTACATCGACGCCAAGGCCGACCTGCAGAAAGCGCTGGACATCGCCTACAACGCCAAATGCCACCGCTATGGCACCTGCAACACCATGGAAACGCTGCTGGTGGCGCGCGCCATCGCGCCCGCCGTGCTGCCCGAGCTGGCCAAGCGCTATCTCACGCAGCAGGTCGAGCTGCGCGCCGACGCCGAAGCCCACGCCATCCTGGAAGGCTACCCGCACCTGGCGCGCGCCACGGAAGAGGACTGGGCCACCGAATACCTGGCGCCGATCCTGGCCGTGCGCGTGGTGGACGGCATCGACGCCGCCATGGAGCACATCAACACCTGGTCGTCCAAGCACACCGAAGCGATCGTCACCGAAGACTACAGCGATGCCCTGCGCTTCCTGCGCGAAGTCGATTCCGCCTCGGTCATGGTGAACGCCTCGACCCGCTTCGCCGACGGCTTCGAATACGGCCTGGGCGCGGAAATCGGCATCTCCAACGACAAGCTGCACGCGCGCGGCCCGGTCGGCCTGGAAGGTCTGACCTCGCTCAAATACGTGG
- the leuS gene encoding leucine--tRNA ligase gives MQEKYSPADVEKAAQAHWKAIDAYKAVENDPRFPKGKYYACSMLPYPSGKLHMGHVRNYTINDVMYRYLRMNGYNVLMPMGWDAFGMPAENAAMANNVPPAQWTYSNIAHMKEQMESMGLAIDWSREMAACKPEYYKWNQWMFLKMLEKGIIYKKTGTVNWDPIDQTVLANEQVVDGRGWRSGALIEKREIPMYYARITDYADELLDYVDNKLPGWPERVRIMQSNWIGKSTGVRFAFPHTIAGADGQPIGDGKLFVFTTRPDTVMGVTFCAVAAEHPLATHAAQNNPELQAFIAECKMGSVIEADMATMEKKGMPTGLFVTHPLTGAQVEVWVGNYVLITYGDGAVMGVPAHDERDFAFAKKYHLPIKQVIRAEGQEYSDAAWQEWYGDKSVSIVANSGKYDGLNYAQAVDAVAADLAALGLGEKKVAFRLRDWGISRQRYWGTPIPMINCADCGVVPVPEKDLPVVLPEDCVPDGTGNPLNKHEAFLKCDCPQCGKPARRETDTMDTFVDSCWYYMRYTSPGSNASMVDARNDYWMPMDQYIGGIEHAVLHLLYARFWTKVMREFGLVKFDEPFVNLLTQGMVLNETYYREDAAGKKTWFNPADVELTTDDKGRPQSALLKEDGAPVQIGGTEKMSKSKNNGIDPAAQIEQYGADTARLFTMFASPPEQTLEWSGSGVEGANRFLRRVWSYAYSQKARIAAAGAALTAAASGDAQKTLRRELHKVLQQADYDLKRIQYNTVVSACMKMLNTMESAKLDDSAESNAVLSEGLAIFLRLLNPVAPHITHVLWQELGYAGDILDAAWPQVDPAALEQSEIEMMIQVNGKLRGSVKVAKAADKAAIEAAALAEESVQKFIEGTPKKVIVVPGKLVNIVV, from the coding sequence ATGCAAGAAAAATATAGTCCCGCCGACGTCGAAAAAGCCGCCCAAGCCCACTGGAAGGCGATCGACGCCTACAAAGCCGTCGAAAACGACCCGCGTTTCCCAAAAGGCAAGTACTACGCTTGCTCGATGCTGCCTTACCCGTCGGGCAAGCTGCACATGGGCCACGTGCGCAACTATACGATCAATGACGTGATGTACCGCTATCTGCGCATGAACGGCTACAACGTGCTGATGCCGATGGGCTGGGACGCCTTCGGCATGCCGGCCGAGAATGCGGCCATGGCCAACAACGTGCCGCCGGCGCAATGGACCTATTCCAACATCGCCCATATGAAGGAGCAGATGGAGTCCATGGGCCTGGCCATCGACTGGTCGCGCGAGATGGCGGCCTGCAAGCCCGAGTACTACAAATGGAACCAGTGGATGTTCCTGAAGATGCTGGAAAAAGGCATCATCTACAAAAAGACCGGTACCGTGAACTGGGACCCGATCGACCAGACCGTGCTGGCCAACGAACAGGTGGTCGATGGCCGCGGCTGGCGTTCCGGCGCGCTGATCGAAAAGCGCGAAATCCCGATGTACTACGCGCGCATCACCGACTATGCCGACGAGCTGCTCGACTACGTCGACAACAAGCTGCCCGGCTGGCCTGAGCGCGTGCGCATCATGCAGTCGAACTGGATCGGCAAATCGACCGGCGTGCGCTTCGCCTTCCCGCACACCATCGCCGGCGCCGACGGCCAGCCGATCGGCGACGGCAAGCTGTTCGTCTTCACCACCCGTCCCGACACCGTGATGGGCGTGACCTTCTGCGCCGTGGCGGCCGAGCACCCGCTGGCCACGCACGCCGCGCAGAACAACCCTGAACTGCAAGCCTTCATCGCCGAATGCAAGATGGGCTCCGTGATCGAAGCCGATATGGCGACCATGGAGAAGAAGGGCATGCCGACCGGCCTGTTCGTGACCCATCCGCTGACCGGCGCCCAGGTCGAAGTCTGGGTCGGCAACTATGTGCTGATCACCTACGGTGACGGCGCCGTGATGGGCGTGCCGGCCCACGACGAGCGCGATTTCGCCTTCGCCAAAAAATACCATCTGCCGATCAAGCAGGTGATCCGCGCCGAAGGCCAGGAATACTCGGACGCCGCCTGGCAGGAATGGTATGGCGACAAGAGCGTGTCCATCGTCGCCAACTCCGGCAAATACGATGGCCTGAACTATGCGCAAGCCGTGGACGCGGTGGCCGCCGACCTGGCCGCCCTCGGCCTGGGCGAGAAGAAAGTCGCCTTCCGCCTGCGCGACTGGGGCATTTCGCGCCAGCGCTACTGGGGCACGCCGATCCCGATGATCAACTGCGCCGACTGCGGCGTGGTGCCGGTGCCGGAAAAAGACCTGCCGGTGGTGCTGCCGGAAGACTGTGTGCCGGACGGCACGGGCAACCCGCTGAACAAGCATGAAGCCTTCCTCAAGTGCGACTGTCCGCAGTGCGGCAAGCCGGCGCGCCGCGAAACCGACACCATGGACACCTTCGTCGATTCGTGCTGGTACTACATGCGCTATACCTCGCCCGGTTCGAACGCGTCCATGGTCGACGCGCGCAACGATTACTGGATGCCGATGGACCAGTACATCGGCGGCATCGAGCACGCCGTGCTGCACCTGCTGTACGCCCGCTTCTGGACCAAGGTGATGCGCGAATTCGGCCTGGTGAAATTCGACGAGCCTTTCGTCAACCTGCTGACCCAGGGCATGGTGCTGAACGAAACCTATTACCGCGAAGACGCGGCCGGCAAGAAGACCTGGTTCAACCCGGCCGACGTCGAACTGACCACGGACGACAAGGGCCGCCCGCAAAGCGCGCTGCTGAAGGAAGACGGCGCGCCGGTGCAGATCGGCGGCACCGAGAAGATGTCGAAGTCGAAGAACAACGGCATCGACCCGGCCGCCCAGATCGAGCAGTACGGCGCCGACACCGCGCGCCTGTTCACCATGTTCGCCTCGCCGCCGGAACAGACCCTGGAGTGGTCGGGCAGCGGCGTGGAAGGCGCCAACCGCTTCCTGCGCCGCGTCTGGTCCTATGCTTACAGCCAGAAGGCGCGCATCGCCGCTGCGGGCGCCGCGCTGACGGCCGCCGCCAGCGGCGACGCGCAGAAAACCCTGCGCCGCGAACTGCACAAGGTGCTGCAGCAGGCCGACTATGACCTGAAGCGCATCCAGTACAACACCGTGGTCTCGGCCTGCATGAAGATGCTGAATACCATGGAGTCGGCCAAGCTGGACGACTCGGCTGAATCGAATGCCGTGCTGTCCGAGGGCCTGGCCATCTTCCTGCGCTTGCTGAATCCTGTCGCGCCCCACATCACCCATGTGCTGTGGCAGGAACTCGGTTATGCCGGCGACATCCTGGACGCGGCCTGGCCGCAGGTCGATCCGGCCGCGCTGGAGCAGTCCGAGATCGAGATGATGATCCAGGTGAACGGCAAGCTGCGCGGTTCGGTGAAGGTGGCGAAAGCGGCCGACAAGGCCGCCATCGAAGCGGCGGCGCTGGCCGAGGAAAGCGTGCAGAAGTTCATCGAAGGCACGCCGAAAAAGGTCATCGTGGTGCCGGGCAAACTGGTCAACATCGTGGTGTAA
- the lptE gene encoding LPS assembly lipoprotein LptE, protein MTTPTFIRLARNAALAALLAASVAACGFHLRGSSGNYTLPFPSLYVGLPESSPLAIDLKRNIRANGHTEVVNDPKRADGIIEVLNDPEKTRSKSILSLNSNGRVREYLLSYNIVFRVRDPAGNELLGPTQIQLSRPITFSDTQLLAKEQEEALLYKDMQTDLVQQMMRRMAAIKPVVQMSVAPATPVAPPKE, encoded by the coding sequence ATGACGACTCCAACATTCATCCGCCTGGCGCGCAACGCCGCGCTGGCGGCGCTGCTGGCGGCCAGCGTGGCCGCCTGCGGCTTCCATCTGCGCGGTTCGAGCGGCAACTACACCCTGCCTTTCCCTTCGCTGTACGTGGGCTTGCCGGAGTCGTCGCCGCTGGCGATTGACCTGAAGCGCAATATCCGCGCCAACGGCCATACCGAAGTCGTGAACGATCCGAAGCGCGCCGATGGCATCATCGAGGTGCTCAACGATCCGGAGAAAACGCGCAGCAAGTCGATCCTGTCGCTGAACAGCAATGGCCGCGTGCGCGAGTATCTGCTCAGCTACAACATCGTGTTCCGTGTGCGCGACCCGGCCGGCAACGAGCTGCTGGGACCGACCCAGATCCAGCTGAGCCGCCCGATCACCTTCAGCGACACCCAGCTGCTGGCGAAGGAGCAGGAAGAAGCCTTGCTGTACAAGGATATGCAGACCGACCTGGTGCAGCAGATGATGCGCCGCATGGCGGCCATCAAACCGGTGGTGCAGATGTCGGTGGCGCCCGCCACGCCCGTCGCCCCGCCCAAGGAGTAA